TAAAGAAAGCTCACTATCACTTTATAAATTAGGACAAGACAAGGCTTGCTGAAGAAACACTGAGCCAAAAAAGAAGATCAAAGATTTAGAGAAGATTATTGAAACCATATATGCTAAGGAAGGGATCATTAAAGGATTTCACCAAACCAGGCAATACAAAGATAAGCTCATTCTTATTCAGATGGCCAACGTAGGCTATGAAATGTTATGCGAAGATCTTCTAAAAATCATCATCCCCAACTTCGACACTCGGATCTACTCACTAAATCCTAACAATTTAGCTAAATACTTCCCACTTCCCAGGAGTGAAACTCTCATTCATCTCGATACATTCAACTGAATGTTTGCCCATCATTTATGCACTTTGGTTACTAATGAgaattttaagagaattttttcttaaaaatctttctatatatatatatatatttatgtatagtttattattattattattattattattattattattattattattattactttatgtatttattatttttattttagtgataaCTTTATTCTTTGCAAATTCTTACTAGCATATGTATGTTGAAAGTCCCTATCTCGTCTCAACCTAGAATTCTCTCACTTTCTTAGGAAACCATGACCCCTTTAATAAACGTTAATAACATAACTTAGATTAGATAGGTAGTTGGGTTACACCATCCATGGGTGTTCCCCACATTGCAAGTTATTGCTTCCTCCCAGCTCCTTGGAGGACAATTCATCCATGGGAACTATGACAATCCTATTTTTACGCTAAGGTCTATAGATGGAAAGATGCCCTCGACAACAAGGGAGTAATGTTAACCAAAGAAACCATTAGAGAATATATTAACAGTATTAAACTTGTCCAActttataattaaaatgaaattcacTCAAGCTTATCACATGTTTGTTATTCTCTTGAGTTCGATCTCCTTGGATCAGAGATTTCTACATATCCAATCCTCTTATTTCCCcatttttatttacttcatgATCAACCACTACCTGCGacttttttttgtcaaaaaacaTGCTACATTCATCGTCAATTATTAAGGATGAACCATAACTTTGGCATTCATCGTTATACTTTTTCAAGATCCCATACTTTTTCGTGGACTATTCATAGAAGGAACTAACTAATTGAGTATCCTTATTCCCATTACTTTTTCGCTAATGTTCAGGATTGGATGGAAATCAATATGAACAATAACATCGTTGAAGAGAAAAATGCACAATCAGAACAGTagtatatttttcttctcttttttcactTACCATTGTAAGGTTCCCTTTCTTATGCAAATGATGAACAATCTTTTACTTACCTTTATTTTCCATCATCTTATGATGATGTTTCTTTTTACACAAATCATGTAGAATCTTCCTTGTGCAGCACCAAGTATgtgattatattattttatttattacctAAGTAGTCCCAATAGCCCTCATATCTAGCCTCCATCCACATAAAAGATCCACCTTGTTAACAAGCCCCCTTCATCCTTGTTAAATGCATGTCTTATGATGGACTCCAAGATGGGAGTCATTTAATACATAACTTGCAACCTACACCATTTGAGTGCGtctttgtttagttttaatgcATAACTTGCAACCTACACCAAGTATGTTGATTTTTTCTTTAGtttgtaatcatatttcataAGCAGTTGTTAATTGTTACTATGCAAGGAAACCTTGGTCTTGACAAACAAGGaaactagtctataaataggttggTTGACTTGTTATTCAAGATATGCAAATCACTTCTAAAAGATCAATAAGGGATAAAAATTGGGTGTAATTGGGACttgggtttagagagagaatactaagatttgtagttgtaaattttactacatagtgatattttttctctatcGTCCTGACAGTCGTGGTTTTTCCCTTTTAGGGTTTTCCACGTAAAATCTCTTTGTTTAAATGTGAttggatctttttttttttttctcatcttatttcttcaacattttCCTTTAACTATATCTCCCACTTCTTACAATATCCATTCTCATCTCTCCCACGAACATTCTCAATACCTTGAACTCCCCAATACATAGGACTAGGATTTACTCTCACCTCCAATTCATGACTACCTCCCCTTACATTTTCTAGTTGGGTGCAATTTCCTAATCCATTAGTAGGAAAATCTCTTGGAGATCGTGGACTCATGAGTCCTGGGATTCAGTTGATTCCTATCTAGAACAAGCTCGTATTTGATTTGTTATTCTAAGACTCATCCTTTCTGGGGAGAATTGGCTAGGTGCTCCTATGTAAGCAATGGTCTTCCTTGGACTTAGTTTACCTTTGCTTCTCAACCTAGAAAGACAATGTATTACATCTCCTTTCGAAAGGATATAAATTGCAATCTTAGCTAGCCTTTTCGCAactttcttggaattttcccTAAATCCTAACATTCGGTGAGAAAGTTGGTTGAAGCACTATTGTTCAGAAGTTGCCCTTAACTTAACCAAAGTAGCAGATGAAGAAGAGAATTTCTTTGAGGAAAATTTTGTTACTGTTAGGATTAAAGTCATAATCCTAAatagtagaagaaaaaaaaataatcaaagcaAGCACGAAGAatacacaagatttatagtaaTTCACTCTTAATGTGAGAGCTATGTTCACGTTACTGTCATTGTAAGTTTCTTCACTATAACCCAATTGGAGATTACAAGAGAATACATCCTTATCTAAGAAAAAATTTGGACAACAAAAAATACATGTGTGAAAAGATTGATTCGCGTACTGACTCTGCTTAGGGGCAATATGCGCTAAGGTGATAATTAGACTCCACACGCACTAACAATTACCTCTTTCAATTTATCTGAGGATGAAGGAACACGTCATTCTTAGACACCATGTGGATGATTGATGAGTAACCTCAAATGGCAAAGACATTTAGATAACCCATCCTCATTCCTCAGATGTATCGAaccttctcctttttttttttttcatatagtATCCTTGAATACTTTATAAATTTGGCTCACCAATACCACATGGTGGTGAAACATTTACCATTGTTAGAATTAGGTTTGTGATTGATGCCAACATAGAAGTTGAGCCTTAATTTAGTATTGTTTGGTATTTATCATTAACATTAGGTTTGACTTTGTTCTTAACACAAGGGCAAGGTCATGATTTTAGCACTAATGTGACTCTCTTTATCAATGTTAGAGTTGAATTTACCTTTAAAATAATGAATGCATTCAAGTTGAAATTATTTATCGAATGGGAAGAAAATAGTACTTTTGAGAAAGAGggcatattttattaaaataaagcaAGAATGCAAAAGAACAAATCTCAATTAGAGGATATCGAATTATTGATAGGGAGTTTTGAGATTACCTGATATCCATATGTGAGATAGATATTCCTCTAATCTTTGGAGCTTATAGAATTCTAATCAAACCATGTAAGTTATGTAAAATAAACCTCCCATTTAGCTCCCAATTTTCCCTTTTCCTCTACTTGCAAGGAGATCCTAACTTTTTTCAAGACTAGATCACCTTCTATAAAATCTCGCCCATGCACTTGTTTGTTTTGATATCAAGCCATTTTTTGATGATATGTTATTTGGTGAATCCCTACaacttttctaattttttcaatGAAATCCAAATTTACCTAGATCAAAAGTGCATTCTTTATAGGTGAAAAAGAGATGATCCTATGGCTTACTACCTCGATTATACGTgcacaattttttgaaaaattgtgcACGTAAGGATTTTAGGTGCCCTCATGGTCGACGCCAAGTGAAGAAGTATAGAATTTGAGTTAATCTGAAGAGTTCAATCCACGATTAACTTAGCAATTTCACTTTTTCTAGTtgttgaattctttttttttttttttgcccttctcattttgttctctcttatagcatttttttttatctttaaatgaTTAAAAGATCCCTAATGAcgacttaattaatgattgcCCTTATCTTTTTGTGATGGAATTCTTATTCTTTTCATTAATATCTTCCAAAAATTTGTACAGAAATATAACAAATAAGGCATAAGCACTCAGCAAACATGCGTCCACTACAGATTTACAACCAAAGACGCTTCCATTTgtcttcatttcatccccccctttttttaatttaatttaatttttctttttcggCTCGAAGTTTTTTGACCCGATTCTATTTGCAGTGGGGTCGGATATACCAGCCACGGCGAGAGGGGAGAGGGAGGAGGAGTAAAGGGGTTTCGGCCGGCGGCGAGGATCCTTCGCCGTTGAATTCGACACGGCCGCGCACCGTCTGTGAGTTCAATgatctctccctccctctctctctctctctctctctctctctctctatgtatatatatatatatgcatatttttttttctttctcttctccgGCGAGCTTCTTATCTTTTCCAGCGAGACCTCATGCTCGCGCACACGGAGCACCTGTTTATAGAGCTTAGTTGGCCGCCTAATGGGCCATTAACGCTGCCCAGAGTCATGCCCCAACCAGTGGCTGTACTGGTGATGGCCATACCCATTTCATTTCGTCCAAGCAACCTCTGCAATACAGAGGATTGTGTGTGGCCGGTGGGGCTAGGGTTTTCTCTTCTGCAACCCTAGCGTTGTTGAAGCCTTAATCTGCCGGGCTCTCTGGGTTGAACCCGTGCTTTTGGGTCTTCTGTTGGTGTTGGGTCAAGGCTACAGCTTGTAGTGGTTTGGATTGAATACATTTCGTTGAATTTAGTTGGGTTTTGGATAACGAGATAAACAGGATTCTCCGTTTTGGTTCTGGTGCTCACtattagaaaattgaaaaagaatgtGAAGCAATACACCACAGTAGGGACTTTCTCACTTTGGACTTCATTATCAAATGGAAAGAATAAGGGGTTGAAGAAAAGGAAGCGTAGCGAAAAAGGGACAGAATATAGCTTATCAGAAATTCAACTTTCTGAAGCTTTTCTTTATCTAGAAGCAGCAATAGTCCACTACTAATAGCAGTTTCTAGTGGTAACATACGCTCAATTCCCTCCATCCTGCTCCCTCTCTTTTGACGCATTGCTTAGCTTTTCCTTTTGTGTAAGGTGGAGAACGGGTGAGCatcttctttgaatttttttgttctcAATTTTCTTATGGCCTCCGACTCCGAGGGTGACCCGACCAAGTTGCACAGGTAAAGTTGCTCCTTTTTAACTAGAAGGTTATAGGTTGGAGTTGCAGAATCAGTCTCTTTACAAAGCAAGGGTAAGTCTGTTTACAAAAACGACCATCCCTCGTCTCTTAGAAAGCAGGGAGTCTTGTGCACTAGGGATGCGCTTTTCCTTGTTCATTTGCTGTGTTGTTATTCTTTTTGCAAAGTTTAATGGTATCCATTACTtgatttttaatgtttaattgaGAGGCAAATAGAGGCTCATTAGCTCAAATATTTTGCTTAATTATACAACTATATAGTGACACTAGATGAAGGTAAGTTAATAtgtaaattagtatttttaatagaatGTGTAAGCCCTATCAAGAATTTTAATTTGCTAGGAACATAATcaatttggaaaaagaaaatagatatgGTGTGTGGTCAATAATAGTCTCATTAGAGTGGGAATAgaacttttctttttgtttggaAAATCATTTGCAaatgttgatattttaattcaatggtGTTTAGGCTcggtacttttttttttctgtggtAATAGTTTAACTGATATCTCTGCTTTTAAGTTCATATTACCCTCAATTTGCATTATGCTTTAGGATGAATTAATTctgtttctatatttttttaattaattctgtttCTATCATTTAGCCTTTTTTGTTACAGGAAATTTCTTTCCTTTGCAGACTCAGCCAGTAAATTGAGTAACCTCCTCAACACTTTTTACTGTTTGAGAGTATTTCTCCTGTTCAAAGTTGGTCCAAAGCCTAATTAGAGGGGGGTTGCGTTAGGCAGCCAACAGCCagcgtaaaaaataaaaataatcaaacctTTGATCATAAATTCTAGACAATGGTTGGAAAGCTAAAATTCCTATAACCAACCCACTTaataggattaaggcttgtgattgttgttgtattattgtACAGGGAATTTCTTTTTGCAATATAGGTATGCCTTGTTATCCACATTTTGGCCTGGCTATATGATTATTATCCTTTTCTAATCTTTATGATCTTTTTACACACAATGGATTTGTTTTATCATAGAAAGATTCCATTTGATATGTAATGCAATTGATTATCATCAAATTCCCACTAGGgaaacatttttattattttttcttgatgATTTAATGAATTAATAATTTGGATTATGTTAGGGTTCGTTGGTGCCCTTTTCAATTTcagcattttttgtttttgctttcaaGATAGCATTGGATATCCTGTTtttggtttttaaaattttggaaacaacaagAATGTTTATtcacatttttcatttcattttcattttcattttcttctcattcccATTCCTCCTTGTTGCCAGTGGTTCTTGGTGTCCAATGACCTGTCTCTGGCAAGATGCTGAACTTTGGGTGATTCCTTTAGCAGATCAGACCAAACTTTGGCGATTCCACCAGCAATGGGaaggatgaaagaaaaatataaaagacaaaataaaaaacaagtgcAAGTATTCAAACATGTttagttttcttgttttaaatgaaaatgaaaacaaaaactaaacataaaaaaataaataaataaataaaagaatgaaagagaagaaaacCAAAACTGAACTCTATTAAACTGTTTGTTAGCTTTTGTTTGTTCCTTATCTTTCCTTTAGCTTTTATTTGCAATGTTCTTCTAGCATCAAAATAACGCTTCCTCATACATCAAAGTTTTATGAGTGTATCTCCTAACATTATATTGTGCTTCTAATAGATCCCAAGAATGTGGATAGAAAgtcttttcttctttatctttttacttTCTTCGTTCTTTTATTTATGAAACTTAACCTGCCTCTTATGTTTTTGTTGATAGATCTTAAATGAACCTTGAATTAAGATGGAAACTATTTCTGGGTTGACGGCATGTTGTTCAGGTTCTGCTAAACccaatttatctttgattatgttttaatttttcacactTAATTACGTATGTTTTGTTATTGGTAGGCTTAGTCCATCCAAAACTACCATTCCAGATTTGGAAATGTAACAGAAGCACACCTAGAGATTCCAAGGCCATCCCACTGGTGTCTAACAAGGTAAGTTATTACTTATTTTGCTTTGTTTCTAATATTAATTGTTGTTGGTAGGCAAATGGTGCCAACTTTGAACATATATTTGTGAATAATCAGCAGATTCCTAGAGCAAAGATTCATTATTCGCTTGCAGCATGTACCTCCACCAAATATGTCTCCTATGCAGGGAGAAATCATCATAATTTGAGTTCTGGTGATGACTTCCTTGAGGAGCCATTTTGGTTAACTTTGATAAAAGAAGCTATTTGGTACGTGCTTATACAATTGCTATCTAGAATGGAATTGATGGATattgattttttcttataaaatgatttatgatttctcttcttttagGACCTTGAAATCCTTATTTCTCTTCCTGCTTGAGCAGCCTAGCCAACTGAAGTACATAGAGTGGCCTGGCTTCCAGAGCACGGTTAGCTTCTTGAGTTCTACCTCTATTTTCAACATGTCATTCAACGCCTATTTGTCCTCTAAGTTCTTGTCTTCTTGGTAGAAAAACTTTCCACCCTTCTGAATGGAGACTTTTATAGATTGGTCTGCTGGTTCTAGATGCTTTAGGATTTTGTATGCACCACATGGATAATAACCATTTCTTGTAATCTGTTTTTGACATGCATGTCCTAATCTCTCTGACCTTACTAGTACCTGGTGGAAAGGAGATTTTGGGTTGAGCAAGGCATGTCATTCAACCTATTTTCAACATGTACAAACTATGGGCGTATATGAGATGAAAATGTTAAGGTGAATGTGTGAgtatacaagaaaagacaataaaaaattgagattaTATGAAGCTATTGTGACTATGTATGGTAAACTGTCAAATGTTGCTCAGTTTTTTTACTGGAACTTCAAAGTTGACTGgctattttacttatttatccTTTGGGAGAGGGGTGAATGAATAACAGCCTAGTGCTCTTGTTGGATGACTCAGCTTTGATGACTTGTAAATTGTTTGAAGTGCGTCTTAGAGAAATAAGATAGACTATCAATTTAGGATATATGCACGTTGCCATTGTCATTTTGATCCCGTTGTTAGAATGGGAGGTCTAAAgtgttgctctttttttttttatcgaatGGTAAAAATTAGATAGATCAAAAGAGAATGTATAAAGTACTTTGGGCATACCCAGGAGAAACATACAAAGAGGGCCAAGACTGATGGCCCAAGGCATAAGAATCCAAATGGACTAAAACTTGAGGATAAAAGTGTAAATGGCTCTGTATACACGAGttttaatcatgaaaataatgcTTGGAATACACGGCCTTGAGCCTTCAAAAATCATGCTAGTCCTAG
This window of the Diospyros lotus cultivar Yz01 chromosome 5, ASM1463336v1, whole genome shotgun sequence genome carries:
- the LOC127801454 gene encoding uncharacterized protein LOC127801454 isoform X2; this translates as METISGLTACCSGLVHPKLPFQIWKCNRSTPRDSKAIPLVSNKIPRAKIHYSLAACTSTKYVSYAGRNHHNLSSGDDFLEEPFWLTLIKEAIWTLKSLFLFLLEQPSQLKYIEWPGFQSTLKTASLTLVLVALLIVALASVDSALCYLLALLIRKATP
- the LOC127801454 gene encoding uncharacterized protein LOC127801454 isoform X3 — protein: METISGLTACCSGLVHPKLPFQIWKCNRSTPRDSKAIPLVSNKQIPRAKIHYSLAACTSTKYVSYAGRNHHNLSSGDDFLEEPFWLTLIKEAIWTLKSLFLFLLEQPSQLKYIEWPGFQSTSHWHRLILPSAIFWLCLYVKPPPEQQ
- the LOC127801454 gene encoding uncharacterized protein LOC127801454 isoform X1; the encoded protein is METISGLTACCSGLVHPKLPFQIWKCNRSTPRDSKAIPLVSNKQIPRAKIHYSLAACTSTKYVSYAGRNHHNLSSGDDFLEEPFWLTLIKEAIWTLKSLFLFLLEQPSQLKYIEWPGFQSTLKTASLTLVLVALLIVALASVDSALCYLLALLIRKATP